In Paraburkholderia sp. BL10I2N1, a single genomic region encodes these proteins:
- a CDS encoding DNA-binding protein translates to MSRISDTRIRTRDAATRLVAAGRCPHELTVDLIYAEIRQGSRTTINDELKLWKDEQARHDALAAALPPPVANAMLSLWALAVEHGEQVFAQRGEELEREATDATARAESSETAHAALEAQAQTLRAQLEDREVRLAAATAELARAQAEHDTAVREVQTVAAGRDAARANAEEALRAARATHMRELETLRAEHAEREAALRVQIDQATARLEGVQKRVMLQTEEARDAQRRAEAALAKIQQRNEQLVGDVQRLTAEAGEQRRLAERHEKQLAGVMDEARELRRERDALAQQVALLQGQLNARAEPAPTRATRRSRQAT, encoded by the coding sequence ATGAGCCGCATCAGCGACACCCGCATCCGCACCCGCGATGCCGCCACGCGCTTGGTCGCTGCCGGCCGGTGCCCGCACGAGCTCACCGTCGACCTCATCTACGCGGAGATCCGCCAGGGCAGCCGCACCACGATCAACGACGAGCTCAAGCTCTGGAAGGATGAGCAGGCGCGCCACGACGCGCTCGCTGCGGCGCTGCCGCCCCCGGTTGCCAATGCGATGCTTTCGCTCTGGGCGCTCGCCGTTGAGCACGGCGAACAGGTGTTCGCACAGCGCGGTGAAGAGCTCGAGCGCGAAGCGACCGACGCCACGGCACGCGCAGAGTCGTCGGAGACTGCTCATGCGGCGCTCGAGGCCCAAGCGCAAACGCTGCGCGCGCAACTCGAGGACCGAGAGGTGCGGCTCGCCGCGGCGACAGCTGAGCTCGCGCGCGCCCAGGCTGAGCACGACACGGCCGTCCGCGAGGTACAGACTGTCGCAGCCGGGCGAGATGCCGCGCGCGCCAACGCGGAGGAAGCCCTGCGTGCGGCGCGGGCTACACATATGCGCGAGCTCGAGACGCTGCGCGCCGAACACGCTGAGCGCGAAGCCGCCCTGCGCGTGCAGATCGACCAGGCAACTGCGCGGCTCGAAGGTGTGCAAAAGCGCGTCATGCTGCAAACCGAGGAGGCGCGCGATGCGCAGCGCCGCGCGGAAGCGGCGCTGGCCAAGATCCAGCAGCGCAACGAACAGCTCGTCGGCGACGTGCAGCGGCTCACGGCTGAGGCGGGCGAGCAGCGGCGCCTGGCCGAACGGCACGAAAAGCAACTCGCGGGCGTTATGGACGAGGCGCGCGAACTGCGGCGCGAGCGTGACGCGCTCGCCCAGCAGGTCGCGCTGCTGCAAGGACAGCTCAACGCGCGAGCCGAGCCCGCGCCGACGCGGGCGACGAGGCGTTCCCGTCAAGCAACCTGA
- a CDS encoding CoA-acylating methylmalonate-semialdehyde dehydrogenase produces MQPFNDDADVVHFINGRRVPGSGTRKQPIFNPATGSPARMLHLGDASDVSAAAASGTQAFQGWSNTPPIRRARVMRRFLELMNQHKDELATIMTAEHGKVFSDAQGEVARGIDVIEFACGIPQLLKGDHTEQVSTDIDNWTTRQPLGVVAGITPFNFPCMVPCWMFPIAIAAGNAFILKPSERDPSASLYMARLLQEAGLPDGVFNVVQGDKVVVDALLEHPDVKAISFVGSTPIANYIYETGAKHGKRIQALGGAKNHMVVMPDADIDQAVDALVGAGYGSAGERCMAISVAVLVGDVADKLIPRLADRARSVIVKNGMEPDAEMGPIVTRQALERIENYIAIGVEEGASLVVDGRGLKVPGHEEGFFTGATLFDHVTPEMRIYQEEIFGPVLSCVRAKDFTEAVDLVNAHEFGNGVACYTRDGHIAREFGRRIEVGMVGINVPIPVPMAWHGFGGWKRSLFGDTHAYGEEGVRFYTRQKSIMQRWPESIEQGAEFAMPTAR; encoded by the coding sequence ATGCAGCCCTTCAACGACGACGCAGACGTGGTTCACTTCATCAACGGTCGCCGCGTGCCAGGCTCAGGCACTCGAAAGCAGCCGATATTCAACCCCGCGACCGGTTCTCCGGCACGCATGCTGCACCTCGGCGACGCGTCCGACGTAAGTGCCGCCGCAGCGTCAGGGACACAGGCGTTCCAGGGATGGAGCAATACGCCACCCATCCGTCGCGCGCGCGTCATGCGCCGCTTTCTCGAACTGATGAACCAGCACAAGGACGAGCTGGCAACGATCATGACCGCCGAGCATGGAAAAGTGTTCAGCGATGCGCAAGGCGAAGTGGCACGGGGCATCGATGTGATCGAGTTTGCCTGCGGCATTCCGCAATTGCTGAAGGGTGACCATACGGAACAGGTGTCGACCGACATCGACAACTGGACGACCCGGCAACCACTCGGCGTTGTCGCGGGAATCACGCCTTTCAACTTTCCGTGCATGGTTCCTTGCTGGATGTTTCCGATCGCGATCGCCGCAGGCAATGCGTTCATTCTGAAGCCCAGCGAGCGTGATCCCTCAGCGTCGCTCTACATGGCCCGCCTGCTGCAGGAAGCCGGGTTGCCTGACGGCGTGTTCAACGTCGTGCAGGGGGACAAGGTAGTCGTGGATGCTCTGCTCGAGCATCCTGACGTAAAAGCGATCAGTTTCGTCGGTTCGACGCCGATTGCCAACTACATCTACGAGACGGGGGCAAAGCACGGAAAACGGATCCAGGCGCTTGGCGGAGCGAAGAATCACATGGTTGTGATGCCCGACGCTGACATTGATCAAGCCGTCGACGCCTTGGTCGGCGCAGGCTACGGCTCCGCGGGGGAACGGTGCATGGCGATCTCGGTCGCAGTCCTCGTAGGCGACGTTGCGGACAAGCTGATTCCGCGGCTCGCTGATCGAGCACGCTCCGTAATAGTAAAGAACGGCATGGAGCCCGACGCCGAGATGGGGCCGATCGTCACACGTCAGGCGCTGGAACGCATTGAAAACTACATCGCGATTGGCGTCGAAGAAGGCGCGTCGCTGGTTGTCGATGGACGTGGCCTCAAGGTTCCGGGGCACGAGGAAGGCTTTTTTACCGGTGCCACGTTGTTCGACCACGTCACACCCGAGATGCGCATCTATCAAGAGGAAATCTTCGGACCGGTGCTGTCCTGCGTCCGTGCGAAGGACTTTACAGAGGCCGTCGACCTGGTCAACGCGCACGAATTCGGCAATGGCGTCGCCTGTTACACTCGCGATGGACACATCGCGCGCGAGTTCGGCCGGAGAATTGAGGTGGGAATGGTTGGCATCAACGTACCGATCCCGGTACCGATGGCGTGGCACGGATTTGGCGGCTGGAAGCGCAGCTTGTTTGGTGACACGCACGCGTATGGCGAGGAAGGCGTCCGGTTCTATACGCGTCAGAAGTCAATCATGCAACGCTGGCCGGAGAGTATCGAGCAAGGTGCCGAATTCGCGATGCCGACGGCGAGGTAG
- a CDS encoding iron-containing alcohol dehydrogenase: MSNHVILPRILQVGANASETVPAVLATLGCSRPLIITDKMMVQLGYAGRIQENLAANGMTAEIFADTVPEPTVDSIRAGVEKARAGDYDSIIALGGGSPIDSAKAIGILARHGGEMRDYKFPRIVTEVGLPIIAVPTTAGTGSEVTRFTIITDAQNDEKMLCVGIGFMPVAALVDYDLTLSLPPRVTADTGIDALTHAIEAYVSQKANLYSDSQALAAMRLIGPNLRKAYRSGRDTAAREALMLGSTLAGVAFSAASVALVHGMSRPIGAFFHVPHGLSNAMLLPSVTAFSIPAAEERYADCARAMGVADRQDSTQAANARLLAELRSINDDLQVPTPEQFGIDRERFFSLMPTMAQQALASGSPGNNPRVPSVEEMVELYRGLW; this comes from the coding sequence ATGTCTAACCATGTGATTTTGCCGCGCATCCTTCAGGTCGGCGCCAACGCCAGCGAGACAGTTCCCGCGGTTCTGGCGACTCTCGGCTGCAGTCGACCTCTGATCATCACCGACAAGATGATGGTGCAGCTGGGCTATGCCGGGCGCATTCAGGAAAATCTCGCCGCCAATGGCATGACAGCCGAAATTTTCGCTGATACGGTCCCCGAGCCCACGGTTGACTCGATTCGAGCTGGCGTGGAGAAGGCTCGCGCAGGAGACTACGACAGCATCATTGCACTGGGCGGCGGCAGTCCGATCGACAGCGCCAAGGCGATTGGCATTCTTGCCAGGCATGGTGGAGAAATGCGCGACTATAAGTTTCCGCGCATTGTTACCGAGGTTGGGTTGCCCATTATCGCGGTGCCCACCACTGCGGGAACCGGCTCGGAAGTGACGCGTTTCACGATCATCACTGACGCGCAGAACGACGAAAAAATGCTCTGCGTGGGCATCGGCTTCATGCCCGTGGCAGCCTTGGTCGACTACGACCTGACCCTCAGCCTGCCGCCGCGCGTCACCGCCGATACGGGTATTGATGCGCTGACCCACGCGATCGAGGCCTACGTCAGCCAGAAAGCCAACCTGTACAGCGACAGTCAGGCCCTGGCGGCCATGCGCTTGATTGGCCCGAACCTGCGTAAAGCCTATCGATCCGGCCGGGATACAGCCGCCCGCGAAGCCCTGATGCTCGGTTCGACGCTCGCCGGTGTGGCGTTTTCCGCTGCGTCCGTGGCGCTGGTACACGGCATGAGTCGACCGATCGGCGCCTTTTTCCACGTTCCCCATGGGCTGTCCAACGCCATGCTGCTGCCCAGTGTGACCGCGTTCTCGATCCCGGCGGCGGAAGAACGCTACGCTGATTGCGCTCGTGCCATGGGCGTGGCCGACAGGCAGGACAGTACGCAGGCCGCCAATGCCAGGTTGCTCGCTGAATTGCGGTCGATCAACGATGACCTTCAGGTGCCGACGCCCGAACAATTTGGTATCGACCGCGAGCGCTTCTTCAGCTTAATGCCGACCATGGCACAGCAGGCTCTGGCCTCCGGCTCGCCTGGCAATAACCCACGCGTGCCCTCGGTCGAGGAGATGGTCGAGCTCTACCGCGGTCTCTGGTAA